From a region of the Corallococcus coralloides DSM 2259 genome:
- a CDS encoding A24 family peptidase: protein MTPVQLALWTILGVALVIAVVTDVLRRLIPNAVTYPLIVLGLGLRGVSEGVGGLESGVVSGLLAGAGLALLLVPGALRGRMGWGDVKLMAGVGCVLGFPTVLAAAAFISLTGALQAIVTLLWQGAVWDTLAAVARRWAVRMKWMREETSPAPVRHIPYGVSIALGTFWAMWWQQQHLG, encoded by the coding sequence ATGACACCTGTTCAGCTCGCGCTGTGGACGATTCTGGGAGTGGCCCTGGTGATTGCGGTGGTGACCGACGTACTGCGCCGGCTCATCCCGAACGCCGTGACCTATCCGCTCATCGTGCTGGGGCTCGGGCTGCGCGGTGTGTCCGAAGGGGTGGGCGGGCTGGAGTCGGGGGTGGTGAGCGGGCTTCTGGCGGGCGCGGGACTCGCGCTGCTGCTGGTGCCGGGTGCGCTGCGCGGGCGCATGGGGTGGGGTGACGTCAAGCTGATGGCGGGCGTGGGCTGCGTGCTGGGCTTTCCCACGGTGCTCGCCGCGGCGGCCTTCATCTCGCTCACGGGCGCGCTGCAAGCCATCGTCACGCTGCTGTGGCAGGGGGCCGTCTGGGACACGCTGGCGGCGGTGGCCCGTCGCTGGGCGGTGCGGATGAAATGGATGCGCGAGGAAACCTCGCCCGCTCCCGTACGACACATCCCCTACGGCGTCTCCATCGCGCTCGGGACTTTCTGGGCCATGTGGTGGCAGCAACAACATCTGGGATAG
- a CDS encoding FHA domain-containing protein, which yields MIDQNSRPARKVGIAEHLWETYEEMALQMGSDRDALINQALFMFARLNGFIDVKTKGEPAVAAVPSPAPSPAARPAAAPPPAAAAKGSPPVLAPAPAARPAARNAEERPSSNGLDNDPVRREVAERVLETAAELERLIKGKNEPPPPSADDMIEDEEEPLPEQEEPPLDDMQDEPPEEAEEEEPMEEPDEEEGASLYLVTENGEQEKIVKDRYVIGRGKHCDFVINSGKVSREHAVIARDGGDFYIEDLGSSNGTWFNKQRIKRRKVEDGDEYFICSEKIRLVIH from the coding sequence ATGATCGATCAGAACTCCCGTCCCGCACGCAAGGTCGGCATCGCCGAGCACCTGTGGGAGACGTACGAAGAGATGGCCCTGCAGATGGGGTCGGATCGCGACGCGCTCATCAACCAGGCGCTGTTCATGTTCGCGCGTCTCAACGGCTTCATCGACGTGAAGACGAAGGGCGAGCCCGCCGTGGCGGCGGTGCCGTCACCCGCGCCCTCCCCGGCGGCGCGTCCCGCCGCCGCGCCACCCCCGGCCGCCGCCGCCAAGGGCAGTCCACCCGTCCTCGCCCCCGCGCCAGCCGCGCGTCCCGCCGCGCGCAACGCGGAGGAGCGCCCGTCCTCCAATGGGCTGGACAATGATCCGGTGCGCCGTGAGGTCGCCGAGCGCGTCCTGGAGACGGCCGCGGAGCTGGAGCGGCTCATCAAGGGCAAGAACGAGCCGCCCCCGCCCTCCGCGGACGACATGATCGAGGACGAGGAGGAGCCCCTGCCGGAGCAGGAGGAGCCGCCGCTCGACGACATGCAGGACGAGCCTCCCGAGGAGGCCGAGGAAGAAGAGCCGATGGAGGAGCCGGACGAGGAGGAGGGCGCCTCGCTCTACCTCGTCACGGAGAACGGCGAGCAGGAGAAGATCGTCAAGGACCGCTACGTCATCGGCCGCGGCAAGCACTGCGACTTCGTCATCAACTCCGGCAAGGTGTCGCGTGAGCACGCCGTCATCGCCCGCGACGGCGGCGACTTCTACATCGAGGACCTCGGCTCCTCGAACGGGACCTGGTTCAACAAGCAGCGCATCAAGCGCCGCAAGGTCGAAGACGGGGACGAGTACTTCATCTGCAGCGAGAAGATCCGCCTCGTCATCCACTGA